Proteins from a genomic interval of Sinobacterium norvegicum:
- a CDS encoding DUF3313 family protein codes for MRTLTRFTTGCAIALTTACTTPQPEISHDGLSLKNSDEFTTVYVKPNAEFSQYQHVSVDGCQVAFKKNWQRDQNSSRVALTNRVTDKDVEKIKTQLSELCVQEFSRVLQSVPAESKQENLSTTLVIKPSIINLDVVAPDIMSPNMSRTYTTSSGEMTLSLEIFDASSGEIMARIIDRRRQLETMNYQWSNSVTNRSDAARTLKSWANSLDESLTQVMSKQ; via the coding sequence ATGAGAACTTTAACGCGATTTACAACCGGCTGCGCCATTGCGCTTACCACAGCCTGCACCACCCCTCAGCCAGAAATATCCCATGACGGTCTGTCGCTAAAAAATAGCGATGAGTTTACGACGGTGTATGTCAAACCAAACGCCGAGTTTTCACAGTATCAACACGTCAGTGTCGATGGCTGCCAGGTTGCCTTTAAGAAGAATTGGCAGCGCGACCAGAACAGTAGCCGGGTTGCCCTCACTAACCGCGTCACCGACAAAGATGTCGAGAAAATTAAAACGCAGCTATCCGAACTCTGCGTACAGGAGTTTAGCCGTGTGCTGCAATCAGTGCCCGCTGAGAGCAAGCAGGAGAACCTCTCTACCACTCTGGTCATCAAACCCTCGATCATCAACCTCGATGTTGTAGCGCCAGATATCATGAGCCCCAATATGTCCCGTACCTATACCACGTCATCGGGTGAGATGACGCTGTCACTGGAGATTTTTGATGCCAGCAGCGGTGAGATTATGGCTCGCATTATCGACAGAAGGCGGCAGCTGGAAACGATGAACTATCAATGGAGTAACAGCGTCACCAACCGATCGGATGCCGCTAGAACGTTAAAAAGCTGGGCCAACTCTCTCGACGAAAGCCTCACCCAAGTAATGAGTAAACAGTAA
- a CDS encoding response regulator: MTSPQQLLIVDDHQEIRDLVSRFLVQHNYIVTTAADGDAMLRQLDQQDFDLIILDVMMPGKDGLTLCRELRTTSDIPVIMLTAMGEDIDKIIGLEMGADDYLAKPFNPRELLARIKAILRRYTPSAIAAQNEAIRYRFDRWSLDIEQRLLSNNEAQATPLTTAEFSVLQVFVNNPNRVLSREQLLELAKGRGSDVYDRAVDTIISRLRKKLEIDPKNPTLIKTIWGGGYQFTCEVAHD, encoded by the coding sequence ATGACCAGCCCACAGCAACTACTGATTGTTGACGACCACCAGGAGATTCGCGATTTAGTCAGCCGCTTCTTGGTACAGCACAACTACATTGTGACCACCGCCGCCGACGGTGATGCAATGCTGCGTCAACTTGATCAACAAGATTTTGACTTAATTATTCTCGATGTCATGATGCCGGGTAAAGATGGACTTACCCTCTGCCGTGAATTACGCACCACCTCTGACATCCCCGTCATTATGCTGACTGCCATGGGTGAGGATATTGACAAGATTATCGGCCTAGAAATGGGTGCCGATGACTACCTCGCCAAGCCGTTTAATCCAAGAGAATTACTCGCCCGTATCAAGGCAATCTTGCGTCGCTATACCCCCTCTGCCATCGCCGCACAGAATGAGGCCATACGCTATCGTTTCGATCGTTGGAGCCTCGACATCGAACAACGATTACTGAGCAACAATGAAGCACAGGCAACACCGTTAACCACCGCCGAATTTTCCGTGTTGCAGGTGTTTGTCAACAACCCCAACAGAGTGCTGAGCAGAGAACAGTTACTGGAGCTTGCCAAGGGCCGTGGCAGCGATGTTTACGACCGCGCCGTCGATACCATTATCAGCCGTCTGCGAAAAAAGCTAGAGATCGACCCGAAGAACCCAACACTGATTAAGACGATCTGGGGTGGCGGCTATCAGTTCACCTGCGAGGTGGCTCATGATTAA
- a CDS encoding amino acid ABC transporter permease → MSSKTQAEPFSPLPSEPPPNLQTGFVGWLRANLFSSWANSIATVVVGYILITLGYPFIEWAFIDADWLGTTRDDCASGGACWVFITVRLEQFIYGFYPEAEQWRVNIVFALLSVLLVALTWEKVPFKKYTAIFSLTGFPIISYYLLLGGSFGLEAVDTHQWGGLMLTLVLALIGIVAALPIGIALALGRRAEMPVIRSICTVFIEVWRGVPLITVLFMASVMLPLFMSHGSDSDKLMRALIGIIMFQSAYMAEVVRGGLQAIPKGQYEAAEALGLNYGKKMYLVILPQALKIMIPGIVNTFIALFKDTSLVLIIGLFDLLAIVQSALADPKWLGYSIEGYLFVAFVFWIFCFSMSQYSQNLEKKLNTGHKN, encoded by the coding sequence ATGTCTTCCAAAACACAAGCTGAACCATTTTCACCACTGCCCAGCGAACCCCCTCCTAACCTGCAAACGGGGTTTGTTGGCTGGCTTCGCGCCAATTTATTCTCCTCCTGGGCCAATTCAATCGCCACGGTTGTTGTCGGCTATATTCTTATCACCTTGGGCTACCCATTTATTGAGTGGGCGTTTATCGATGCCGATTGGCTGGGCACTACCCGCGACGACTGTGCCAGTGGCGGCGCCTGCTGGGTCTTTATCACCGTACGACTCGAACAGTTTATCTACGGTTTTTACCCTGAAGCTGAGCAGTGGCGTGTCAATATTGTCTTTGCTCTATTATCTGTTCTTCTCGTCGCACTGACCTGGGAAAAAGTACCTTTCAAAAAGTATACTGCCATTTTTTCTCTTACCGGCTTTCCCATTATCAGTTATTACCTACTACTCGGCGGCAGCTTCGGCCTAGAGGCTGTCGATACACATCAATGGGGCGGCTTGATGCTGACACTGGTACTGGCTCTTATCGGTATTGTTGCCGCGCTGCCAATAGGCATTGCCTTAGCCCTCGGGCGACGCGCTGAAATGCCTGTTATTCGCAGCATCTGTACCGTATTCATCGAAGTCTGGCGAGGCGTTCCACTGATTACTGTACTGTTTATGGCCTCGGTTATGCTGCCGCTATTTATGAGCCATGGCAGTGACAGCGATAAGCTGATGCGGGCCTTGATTGGTATTATCATGTTCCAGTCTGCTTACATGGCAGAGGTGGTTCGTGGCGGCCTTCAGGCCATTCCCAAGGGGCAGTATGAGGCGGCGGAAGCACTTGGTCTCAACTACGGTAAAAAAATGTATCTCGTCATTTTACCGCAGGCGCTGAAAATCATGATTCCCGGCATTGTTAACACTTTTATTGCCCTGTTCAAAGATACCAGCCTGGTACTGATTATCGGTCTCTTCGACCTGCTTGCCATTGTTCAATCCGCACTGGCCGACCCCAAATGGCTGGGCTACTCAATTGAAGGTTATTTATTTGTTGCCTTTGTCTTCTGGATATTCTGTTTCAGCATGTCGCAGTACAGCCAGAACCTTGAAAAGAAATTAAATACCGGCCATAAGAACTAG
- a CDS encoding amino acid ABC transporter substrate-binding protein, which produces MKKKLLLLATAAVSLSISGLSLASGTLEAVQKRGYIQCGVTTGLPGFSNPDAKGNWQGIDVDMCRSVAAAVLGDAQKVKFTPLTAKERFTALQSGEIDILSRNTTWTQTRDTSLGLNFAGVNYYDGQGFMVSKDLGVSSASELDGAAVCIQSGTTTELNLADFFRMNGMKFQPVVFDTSDQTVKGFEAGRCDVLTSDQSQLYALRIKLAAPDKAIVLPEVISKEPLGPVVRQGDDQWFNIVKWTHFATINAEEMKLTSANIDKMKSSKDPSVMRFVGNGSDLGENLGLKADWAYNIVKQVGNYDEIFQRNIGTDSPLKISRGLNALWSDGGIQYAPPVR; this is translated from the coding sequence ATGAAGAAAAAACTACTTCTTTTGGCAACAGCAGCGGTAAGCTTATCTATTTCAGGCTTAAGCCTAGCCAGCGGAACCTTAGAGGCTGTGCAGAAACGCGGCTATATACAATGCGGTGTTACGACAGGCCTGCCTGGCTTTTCTAACCCCGATGCCAAGGGTAACTGGCAGGGTATTGATGTCGATATGTGTCGCTCTGTTGCTGCCGCGGTGCTGGGTGATGCACAAAAAGTAAAGTTCACGCCACTCACGGCAAAAGAGCGTTTTACCGCTCTACAATCAGGCGAAATAGATATTCTTTCACGTAACACCACGTGGACCCAAACCCGCGACACCTCGCTAGGTTTAAACTTCGCCGGCGTTAACTATTACGACGGTCAGGGCTTTATGGTCAGCAAAGACCTCGGTGTCAGCTCCGCCAGCGAACTCGATGGCGCGGCGGTTTGCATCCAATCGGGCACCACAACCGAGCTAAACCTCGCCGACTTCTTCCGTATGAACGGCATGAAGTTCCAACCCGTGGTTTTTGATACCTCCGACCAAACAGTCAAAGGCTTCGAGGCTGGACGTTGTGATGTATTAACCTCTGACCAATCACAGCTTTACGCCCTGCGCATCAAGTTAGCCGCGCCGGATAAGGCGATAGTTCTTCCTGAAGTTATCTCAAAAGAGCCGCTGGGCCCTGTTGTTCGTCAAGGCGATGACCAATGGTTCAATATCGTCAAGTGGACACACTTTGCCACTATCAACGCTGAAGAGATGAAGCTCACCTCTGCCAATATCGACAAGATGAAAAGCTCAAAAGATCCATCGGTGATGCGTTTCGTCGGTAACGGCAGTGATTTGGGCGAGAACCTAGGCCTAAAGGCTGACTGGGCTTACAATATTGTTAAGCAGGTCGGTAACTACGACGAGATCTTCCAGCGCAATATCGGTACTGACTCACCGCTAAAGATCTCCCGTGGTCTTAACGCGCTTTGGAGCGATGGCGGCATTCAGTACGCACCACCAGTGCGTTAA
- a CDS encoding amino acid ABC transporter permease, with protein MSNKDLFSAPDHEPVKPLNRRWFYDPSVRSFIYQVLAILAVAAFFIHITSNALENLDARGITTGFGFLDDPAGFGIIQSLIPYDESYSYGTTFFVGLFNTLLVSFIGVILATLLGFSIGVSRLSDNWLVAKIAATYIEIFRNIPLLLQILFWYFAVLRALPRPKQSFEFFQSIFVNVRGIYLPKPVFESGFSLVAIAFIVAVTAAAILAIYNHRRQVATGQTIPVFSISVGLILILPLLAYFAAGGPVSWDLPALKGFNFQGGIAIIPEFMALLLALTMYTAAFIAEIVRSGIESIDTGQKEAAAAIGLSQKLVLKLVVIPQALRVIIPPLTSQYLNLIKNSSLATAIGYPDLVSVFSGTTLNQTGQAIEIILMTMSVYLTVSLLVSLFMNWFNNRIALVER; from the coding sequence ATGTCTAATAAAGATTTATTTTCAGCACCGGATCACGAACCCGTCAAACCACTTAATCGACGATGGTTTTATGACCCCAGTGTCCGAAGCTTTATATACCAGGTGTTGGCCATACTCGCCGTCGCCGCCTTCTTTATTCATATTACCTCTAACGCACTTGAAAACTTAGATGCCCGAGGTATTACCACCGGTTTCGGTTTCCTAGATGATCCTGCTGGCTTTGGTATTATTCAATCACTGATCCCCTACGACGAATCCTACTCCTACGGCACCACTTTCTTTGTCGGCTTATTCAACACGCTGTTAGTGTCTTTTATTGGTGTTATTCTGGCCACATTACTCGGCTTCAGCATCGGTGTCAGTCGGCTCTCTGATAATTGGTTAGTGGCTAAAATTGCCGCCACCTATATTGAAATATTTCGCAACATCCCACTGCTGCTACAAATTCTATTCTGGTATTTTGCCGTGCTCCGGGCGCTGCCAAGGCCGAAGCAAAGCTTCGAATTTTTTCAGTCAATTTTTGTCAATGTCCGGGGTATTTATTTACCCAAGCCGGTTTTTGAATCCGGCTTCTCACTGGTTGCAATCGCCTTTATCGTTGCCGTAACCGCTGCCGCCATATTGGCAATTTACAATCACCGTCGGCAGGTGGCCACCGGTCAAACCATACCGGTATTCAGCATCAGTGTTGGCTTAATTCTCATACTGCCATTGCTGGCCTATTTTGCCGCCGGCGGTCCTGTCAGTTGGGATCTACCCGCACTGAAAGGCTTTAACTTTCAGGGTGGCATTGCCATTATTCCTGAGTTTATGGCGCTGTTGCTGGCCTTAACCATGTACACCGCAGCCTTTATCGCAGAGATTGTTCGATCGGGTATTGAATCTATTGATACGGGGCAGAAAGAGGCGGCGGCAGCCATTGGCCTATCACAAAAATTAGTGCTCAAGCTGGTGGTTATTCCCCAGGCGCTGCGCGTTATTATTCCGCCGCTCACCAGTCAGTACCTTAATCTCATTAAAAACTCCTCCCTGGCTACCGCCATTGGCTACCCCGATTTAGTCTCTGTTTTCTCAGGTACCACGCTCAACCAAACAGGGCAGGCGATTGAAATTATTTTGATGACGATGAGTGTTTACCTCACCGTTAGTTTATTAGTTTCATTATTTATGAACTGGTTTAACAACCGTATCGCTCTGGTTGAGCGATAA
- a CDS encoding amino acid ABC transporter ATP-binding protein, with protein MSENSPQNADDDIVISLRNVNKWYGEFHVLKNINLDVKRGERIVICGPSGSGKSTTIRTINRLEEHQKGDIIVNNTELTSDLKNIEVVRRNVGMVFQHFNLFPHLTVLENCTLSPIWVDKQPKKEAEEVAREYLSKVRILDQADKYPGQLSGGQQQRVAIARSLCLNPSVMLFDEPTSALDPEMIKEVLDVMVSLAKDGMTMICVTHEMGFAKTVADRVIFMDEGQIIEEAPPQEFFDNPKNERTQLFLSQIINQ; from the coding sequence ATGAGCGAAAACAGCCCACAAAATGCCGATGATGATATTGTTATCAGCCTGCGAAATGTCAACAAATGGTACGGTGAGTTCCACGTTTTAAAAAACATCAACCTCGATGTTAAACGCGGCGAGCGTATTGTTATCTGCGGCCCCTCTGGCTCGGGTAAGTCGACGACTATCAGAACGATTAACCGTTTAGAGGAGCATCAAAAAGGCGATATTATCGTCAACAATACCGAACTGACATCGGACTTGAAAAATATCGAAGTAGTACGCCGGAACGTCGGCATGGTGTTTCAGCACTTCAACCTATTCCCTCATCTTACCGTGCTTGAGAACTGTACGTTGTCGCCAATATGGGTGGACAAACAGCCCAAGAAGGAGGCTGAAGAAGTTGCCAGAGAATACCTATCGAAAGTCCGTATTCTTGATCAAGCCGATAAGTATCCCGGCCAACTCTCTGGCGGTCAGCAGCAACGAGTAGCTATCGCGCGAAGCCTCTGCCTCAACCCCTCCGTCATGTTGTTCGATGAGCCAACCTCTGCCCTCGACCCGGAGATGATCAAGGAGGTTCTCGACGTCATGGTCAGTCTCGCGAAGGATGGTATGACAATGATCTGTGTCACCCATGAAATGGGCTTTGCCAAGACCGTTGCTGACCGAGTCATTTTTATGGATGAGGGGCAGATTATCGAAGAGGCACCACCACAGGAGTTTTTCGACAACCCGAAGAACGAGAGAACACAGCTATTCCTCAGCCAAATAATTAACCAATAA
- a CDS encoding alpha/beta hydrolase, with protein MTKGQAMQYLPCEIVETQKECDAAVIWLHGLGANGHDFVPIIPQLQLPDSLGVRFIFPHAPSIPITINGGMVMPAWYDILAMSLEREIDLDQIMASSEAVRLLIEREIAKGIPSNRIVLAGFSQGGAVCYQAALSYDKPLAGLMTMSTYFATTKTIQPNPANQQLPIHIFHGSQDQMVPEAMGKHALAALKELGYQAQYKTYPVEHAVHPREIADISIWLQQVLAQQ; from the coding sequence ATGACGAAAGGCCAAGCCATGCAATACCTTCCCTGTGAGATAGTAGAAACCCAAAAAGAATGTGACGCAGCTGTTATCTGGCTACACGGCCTCGGTGCTAACGGCCATGATTTTGTGCCTATTATCCCACAGCTACAGCTACCCGACAGCCTCGGTGTTCGCTTTATTTTCCCCCACGCACCCTCCATCCCGATTACCATCAACGGCGGTATGGTCATGCCTGCCTGGTATGACATCTTAGCGATGTCGCTGGAGCGCGAAATCGATCTCGATCAGATTATGGCCTCAAGCGAGGCAGTCCGATTATTAATTGAGCGTGAGATTGCCAAGGGTATCCCAAGCAATCGCATCGTCTTAGCAGGCTTCTCCCAAGGTGGCGCCGTCTGCTACCAGGCTGCGCTTAGCTATGACAAACCGTTAGCCGGGCTAATGACTATGTCGACCTACTTTGCCACCACAAAAACGATTCAACCTAACCCGGCCAACCAACAACTGCCAATTCATATTTTTCACGGCAGCCAAGATCAGATGGTGCCCGAAGCCATGGGTAAGCATGCCCTCGCAGCACTAAAAGAATTGGGTTATCAAGCCCAGTATAAAACCTACCCTGTTGAGCATGCTGTTCACCCGCGTGAGATCGCCGATATATCTATCTGGTTACAGCAGGTGCTGGCACAACAATAA
- a CDS encoding sensor histidine kinase, which translates to MIKKLLPKSLIAKISAVIFIGLTFELIVAAKIFSSERHHMMNSMSSDNAVRSVQALANILNHMPPDLHQSIVAACQSESLILTLNSRADIGSNQRPDLSSIFGMKPSSTLQSPVRITSSSSMQSYQQYLQKANRILREQPQKLERLQSPHEAASNTQISGSVMLNDGIWLNFDASINEAVNSNSSQAIISLLIIVLLTVSAMYFIIKKALSPVKGLAIASQKMGQEHDFTPLKADGPAEILPTINAFNKMQLQMSNFIEDRTKMLAAISHDLRTPITSLRLRLEFIEESEDRQQMLKTVDNMEAMIKATLNFAHHDLSQHESQPVELTSLINTIIEDYPLPQLNIQFHPTKTVYCRLSPISFRRVIENIINNSLQYGKDNQGMVNVVFHCQSDTQHATITITDNGCGIDESLMEDVFKPFVRLDQARDTSGSSVGLGLSICRSIIRSYGGDINLSNADNGGLTTVISLPLYHDH; encoded by the coding sequence ATGATTAAAAAACTACTACCGAAAAGCCTTATTGCTAAGATCAGCGCCGTTATATTCATTGGGCTCACCTTCGAATTAATTGTGGCAGCCAAGATCTTCTCTTCCGAACGGCACCATATGATGAACTCAATGTCGAGTGACAACGCCGTACGCTCGGTACAGGCACTGGCTAATATTCTCAATCATATGCCGCCGGATCTACACCAATCAATTGTCGCCGCCTGTCAAAGCGAAAGCCTGATATTAACACTCAATAGCCGAGCCGACATCGGCAGCAATCAGCGCCCCGACCTTTCCTCTATCTTCGGCATGAAGCCCAGCAGCACGCTGCAAAGCCCCGTGCGGATTACCTCTTCGTCGTCAATGCAGTCATATCAGCAGTACTTGCAAAAGGCCAATCGCATCCTCAGAGAGCAACCACAAAAGCTTGAACGCCTACAGTCACCGCATGAGGCTGCCAGTAACACGCAGATATCCGGTTCGGTCATGCTTAACGACGGCATTTGGCTGAACTTCGACGCCTCCATTAATGAGGCTGTTAACAGCAATTCCAGTCAGGCGATTATCAGCTTATTAATTATTGTATTACTGACGGTTTCCGCCATGTATTTCATTATTAAAAAAGCTCTTTCTCCGGTAAAGGGACTGGCAATCGCCTCGCAAAAAATGGGACAAGAACATGATTTTACACCACTGAAGGCCGATGGGCCTGCCGAGATATTACCCACAATAAATGCCTTTAATAAAATGCAATTGCAGATGTCGAATTTTATTGAAGACCGTACAAAAATGCTGGCGGCTATCTCGCACGATTTAAGAACACCAATTACCAGTTTACGGTTGCGGCTAGAATTTATCGAAGAAAGTGAAGACCGCCAACAAATGCTGAAGACTGTCGACAACATGGAAGCGATGATCAAGGCTACTTTAAATTTTGCTCATCACGACCTAAGTCAGCATGAGAGCCAGCCTGTTGAGTTAACCTCTCTGATCAACACCATTATAGAGGACTACCCATTACCGCAATTAAACATACAATTTCATCCGACAAAAACAGTGTATTGCCGTCTGTCGCCAATCAGCTTTCGTCGGGTAATCGAGAACATTATTAATAACAGCCTGCAATATGGCAAAGATAATCAGGGCATGGTAAATGTCGTGTTTCACTGCCAAAGCGATACACAGCATGCGACCATTACCATCACTGACAACGGCTGCGGCATCGATGAATCGTTAATGGAAGATGTTTTTAAACCGTTTGTCAGGCTTGATCAGGCACGCGACACCAGTGGCTCCAGCGTCGGGCTCGGACTTTCAATCTGTCGTTCTATAATTCGAAGCTATGGCGGCGACATCAACTTAAGCAATGCTGATAACGGCGGCTTAACCACAGTAATCAGCCTGCCTTTGTATCACGATCACTAA
- a CDS encoding fatty acid cis/trans isomerase, producing the protein MKTPQTLKKLVTGFIILTFLAGCSVMLKHRYDQLYGPASVKDRVVPETTAQTPIYHGEVKEIIDNRCVVCHGCYDAPCQLKMSSHQAIDRGASQAVVYDGTRLFTESLTRMFVDAENTEQWRAKGFFSVLNERDQLTEANLMGSSFYRMLALKEQHPLPEQDILPNSFDFGLNRKQYCSKIEDFDRFEKKKPLWGMPYALPGLKQEELDTLTQWLAAGAKTTAQQPLDNAYLQQIEHWENYLNGDSLKQQLVARYIFEHLYIANIYFPDAGPTAGDERQFFKLVRSTTATGEAVNLIPSRRPFDSPKTDQFYYRFVPYIPTVTVKNHMPYRLDANREQRWNEIFFNNAYTVTSLPSYKPAIAANPFETFEQIPSVSRYKFMLDEAEFTISGFIKGPVCRGQIALNVIHDQFWVMFVSPPTEGEYQMDNFLKAQEKNLRLPAEDTGTILPVSAWRRYSKLNQRYNDAWLEEFNKIFPNETERSLDLGIIWDGDNHNDNAALTIFRHFDSATVVKGFWGKQPKTAWIIDYPLLERIHYLLVAGYDVYGNVNHQLLTRLYMDFLRMDGEDNFLMLLPSEASEKELNSWYRDSESNVANYIENIKSRNDDYLGIEYTTDNPKQELLDKIIASMPSAVLVRDEINRPQPNSNPSNTLSELQRLASLKGEKLKEMPELAYMRLRLTTGEDKTYTLIRNLSHTNVSYLFGEKSRIVSKELTLSVMDGVVGSYPNLFLTVDEQDLADFVSRVEALSDEASYRSLLDRYGVRRSNKNFWQYSDWLHDQYFQHQPLNAGLLDYNRLQNR; encoded by the coding sequence ATGAAAACACCACAAACCCTTAAAAAACTTGTCACCGGCTTTATTATCCTCACCTTTCTCGCCGGTTGTAGCGTCATGCTTAAACACCGTTACGATCAACTTTATGGCCCAGCATCAGTTAAAGACCGCGTTGTCCCTGAAACCACAGCACAGACTCCCATTTATCACGGTGAGGTCAAAGAGATTATCGATAACCGCTGCGTCGTCTGTCATGGCTGCTATGATGCACCCTGCCAGTTGAAAATGTCATCACATCAGGCCATCGACCGCGGCGCCAGCCAAGCCGTGGTCTATGATGGCACTCGCTTATTCACCGAGTCATTGACTCGAATGTTTGTCGATGCCGAAAACACTGAGCAATGGCGAGCGAAGGGTTTTTTCTCGGTGCTCAACGAGCGAGATCAATTGACCGAAGCCAACTTAATGGGCAGCAGTTTTTATCGTATGCTGGCACTGAAAGAGCAACACCCGCTGCCCGAACAGGATATCCTACCCAACAGCTTCGATTTTGGGCTTAACCGGAAACAATACTGCTCAAAAATTGAAGACTTTGATCGTTTCGAAAAAAAGAAACCACTCTGGGGTATGCCCTATGCGCTGCCTGGGCTGAAGCAAGAGGAACTGGACACGCTCACACAGTGGCTGGCAGCTGGCGCCAAAACGACGGCACAGCAACCTTTGGACAACGCATATTTACAGCAGATAGAGCACTGGGAAAACTATCTCAACGGTGACAGCCTCAAACAACAGCTGGTTGCTCGCTATATCTTCGAACACCTCTATATTGCCAACATATATTTCCCCGATGCCGGCCCAACAGCCGGAGATGAAAGACAGTTTTTTAAATTGGTGCGCTCGACCACAGCCACCGGCGAAGCCGTGAATTTGATTCCTTCCCGGCGGCCTTTTGACAGCCCAAAAACAGATCAGTTTTACTATCGCTTCGTGCCATATATACCCACGGTCACTGTTAAAAACCACATGCCCTATCGGTTAGATGCAAACAGAGAGCAGCGCTGGAACGAGATATTTTTTAACAACGCCTATACCGTCACCTCACTGCCTAGCTATAAGCCAGCCATTGCAGCCAACCCCTTCGAAACCTTCGAGCAAATCCCCTCAGTAAGCCGCTATAAGTTTATGCTTGATGAGGCAGAGTTCACCATCAGTGGCTTTATTAAAGGCCCAGTATGCCGCGGGCAAATTGCCCTCAATGTTATTCACGATCAGTTCTGGGTAATGTTTGTCTCGCCGCCGACAGAAGGTGAATACCAAATGGACAACTTTCTAAAGGCTCAAGAGAAAAACCTACGCCTTCCCGCCGAGGATACCGGTACTATCTTGCCCGTATCAGCGTGGCGTCGCTATTCCAAGCTTAACCAACGTTACAATGATGCATGGCTGGAAGAGTTCAATAAGATTTTCCCCAATGAAACAGAAAGAAGTTTGGATTTAGGTATTATTTGGGATGGCGATAACCACAACGACAACGCCGCACTGACTATTTTCAGGCATTTCGACAGCGCCACCGTGGTCAAAGGTTTTTGGGGTAAACAGCCTAAAACCGCCTGGATTATCGACTACCCCCTGCTCGAACGCATCCACTATTTATTGGTTGCCGGTTACGATGTCTATGGCAACGTCAACCACCAGTTACTGACACGCCTCTATATGGATTTCTTACGGATGGACGGAGAGGACAATTTTTTAATGTTGCTGCCTTCTGAAGCCAGTGAGAAAGAGTTGAATTCATGGTACCGCGATTCCGAATCGAATGTTGCCAACTATATCGAAAATATAAAATCACGAAATGACGACTATTTAGGCATCGAATATACCACCGATAACCCCAAGCAAGAATTATTGGATAAAATCATCGCCTCGATGCCCTCAGCGGTACTCGTCCGCGATGAAATCAATCGCCCTCAGCCCAACAGCAACCCATCTAACACATTATCTGAGCTACAAAGACTGGCATCACTTAAGGGCGAGAAATTAAAAGAGATGCCTGAATTAGCCTATATGCGGTTACGCTTAACCACCGGCGAAGACAAAACCTACACGCTGATACGAAATCTCAGCCATACCAATGTCTCGTATTTATTTGGTGAGAAATCACGCATTGTTAGCAAGGAGCTGACTCTTTCCGTTATGGATGGTGTGGTAGGCTCCTACCCCAATCTATTCCTCACCGTCGACGAGCAAGATTTAGCTGACTTTGTTAGCCGGGTAGAAGCACTCAGTGATGAAGCCTCATATCGGTCCTTGCTCGACCGTTACGGTGTCAGGCGCAGCAATAAGAATTTTTGGCAGTACAGTGATTGGCTGCATGACCAATACTTTCAGCATCAGCCACTCAATGCGGGCTTACTCGATTACAACAGGCTGCAAAACCGATAA